One Chiloscyllium plagiosum isolate BGI_BamShark_2017 chromosome 14, ASM401019v2, whole genome shotgun sequence genomic region harbors:
- the slc35a4 gene encoding probable UDP-sugar transporter protein SLC35A4 gives METLEDPGTFGLSPAKGRMRGQVGWGLVLLLSVLAYGSHAPLISLCKVGGRVPFSSSSVVVLVELVKLTVSSVLFLAHDRGSSTSGVAISVWAALPFAVPASLYAVNNNLVVHMQHHMDPVTFQVLSNLKIAATAAFYSLLLRQWLPARKWLALCLLMAAGICHTGAMRGQAGEREPMTDDRMYITLQGAIAIAAYCSISGLSAVYTEWALKSQPLPLNLQNLFLYSFGVLVNLVVHTASSRSTSFFQGYSVWVAVIVGSQALNGLLMSVIMKYNNSMTRLFVISCSMLVNAVLSIFLFNLQLTPLFFVAVGLICLAIHLYYRVR, from the coding sequence ATGGAAACTCTCGAAGATCCTGGCACTTTTGGTTTGTCTCCTGCGAAGGGCCGGATGAGGGGTCAGGTCGGCTGGGGGCTTGTGCTGCTTCTCTCTGTGCTTGCCTATGGTTCGCATGCGCCTTTGATCAGCCTGTGCAAGGTGGGCGGGAGGGTGCCCTTCAGTTCCTCCTCTGTTGTTGTTCTGGTCGAGCTGGTGAAGCTCACCGTGTCTTCCGTGTTATTTCTAGCTCATGACCGCGGCTCTTCCACCAGTGGGGTTGCCATCTCAGTATGGGCAGCCCTCCCGTTCGCTGTGCCCGCCTCCCTGTACGCAGTCAACAACAACCTGGTCGTCCACATGCAACATCATATGGACCCCGTGACCTTTCAGGTGCTGAGCAATCTGAAGATTGCAGCCACTGCTGCCTTCTACAGCCTGCTGCTCCGCCAGTGGCTGCCCGCACGCAAATGGCTGGCGCTCTGTCTGCTGATGGCAGCTGGGATTTGCCACACTGGTGCCATGcgtggccaggcaggagagagagagccaaTGACCGATGACCGCATGTACATCACCCTGCAGGGTGCGATCGCCATCGCTGCCTACTGCTCGATATCCGGCCTCTCTGCGGTGTACACGGAGTGGGCTCTGAAGTCCCAGCCACTGCCCCTCAACCTCCAGAACTTGTTCCTGTACTCGTTTGGTGTTTTAGTCAATTTGGTGGTGCACACAGCCAGCTCCCGCTCCACCAGCTTCTTCCAGGGCTACTCGGTCTGGGTGGCTGTGATAGTTGGCAGCCAGGCTCTGAATGGCTTGCTGATGTCAGTCATCATGAAGTACAACAACAGCATGACCAGACTCTTTGTCATTTCTTGCTCCATGTTAGTTAATGCAGTCCTCTCCATCTTTTTGTTTAACCTCCAGCTCACCCCGTTGTTCTTTGTAGCAGTGGGGCTGATCTGCCTGGCTATTCACCTCTACTATCGAGTTAGGTAG